The Macaca mulatta isolate MMU2019108-1 chromosome 19, T2T-MMU8v2.0, whole genome shotgun sequence sequence TCTCCTGGAAGGGGAGGTGAGCGGGGATGATGCAAAATGTACGCCCTTCCCCCAAACTCTTCAGCTGCCTTGGAAAAACTAGGTCTCTAGTGCTAAGGTACCTGCCTGCATCTCCTGGCTCCCAGTGCACAGACCATCTGCCAGGTCTCGCCCAGGCTCCTCTGGCGCCGGCCACAGAATCTGATCCAGCCAGAAAGCCAATGCCATTTGTCCTCTCTGCCGTCCTTCTCGACTGCCCCAAAAGCAGCCCCAGATCTCATTTTGGGGAGTCTGTGTGTGACCAGGGGCCTGAGGATGACCCATCCTGGCCTTGGGTCCGACTAGACCAATTGTCACTGATGACAGGCCACTCACCCCGAAAAATCCCAGCCCTCTGAGCCCAGGCAGGCCTGGGGACTGCATCACGAAAGGTTTGGAGGGGCCCGATGGAGCCCACCCCATGCTTCTGACTTGGGTATCATTGATCCTAACATTTCTAGGCTGAGCTTACATCATCTTGGGTTACAGAGGAAGGAGCTGAGGGCCCTGGGAACCACAGCACTCAGTCCAGGATCCGTGCCTATCCTTctctccttttattattataatttttgagactgggtctcactctatggcccaggctggagtacaatggtgtgatcttggcccactgcaacctccgcctcctgggttcaagtgattctcctgcctcagcctcctgagtagctgggattacaagcatgcaccactacacccagctaatttttgtagtttttgggtttttttttttttttttttttttgagacggagtctggctctgtcgccaggctggagtgcagtggagccatgtcagctcactgcaacctccatctcccaggttcaagaaatcctcgtgactcagcctcctgagtagctgggactacaggtgcctggcacaacacccagctaaattttttttttttttttttggagacggagtttcattcttgttgcccgggttggagtgcaatggtacgatctcagctcactgcaacctctgcctcctgggttcaagcgattctcctgcctcagccctcctagtagctgggattacaggcacccaccaccacactcggctaatttttgtatttttagtagagatggggtttcaccatgttggtcaggctcgtctcgaactcctgacctcaggtgatccgcccacctcggcagtgttgggattacaggcatgagtcaccatgcccggtccttatttctgtatttttagagagacagggtttcaccatgctggccaggctgatcttgaactcctggcttcaagtgatccacccgcctcagtctcccaaagttctgggattataggcatgagccaacgtgtctggcctaatttttatatttttagtagagatgaggttttactatgttggtcaggctggtctggaactgctgacctcaagcaatctgctcacattgacctcccaaagtgctgggattacaggtgtgacccaccgtgcctggccatttctgttttattgagGCAACCTCTCATTCTGCTAcctaagctagagtgcagtggtgcaatcatggctcactgcagccttgacctcctggggacaagctatcctcccacctcagcctccctagtagctggaactataggtgtgtgccaccacacccagctacgtttttacttttgtagagatggggtcttgctatgttgcccaggtgggtttCTCTCCTATTGCTTACTCCCAGGCACCACAGGGACATGGGTACTGAGAGTGGCATTTTTGGAGAGACATGATCCCAGCTCCTCTACTCAATAGCTGCTGACCCTGAGCTGTGGCTTaatcttctctgtgcctcagtttttccatctttaCAATGGGAACCTCTTTGATCCTCTCGTTGcatgggatacatgtacaggagAATGCACAGGAGCTGTGTCTCTCAGCTGCCTTTTATCAAGATGGAGAatcgctctgtgacccaggctggagtgcagtggcgtgatctgcggtatccaggttcatgccattctcctgtctcagcctcccaagtagctggcattacaggcacccgccaccacacctggctaactttttgtatttttagtagagatggggtttcactgtgttagccagtatggtctcaatctcctgacctcgtgatccgcctgccttggcctcccaaagtgctgggattacaggcgtgagccaccgcgcccggcctccctgaTGACTCTTGAATAAACATCTCTTGACTCTGCCAGGCCTTTGAAGCTGGAAGGTTCCTGCAGCCTGACATCCAGGCAGAATGGATGATGTGACTCCCCGTGAGTGGCCTCTGCTAGTGGCAAACCCTATACTTCCTGTATTCAAAGGTTGCAGAggggctgggctctgtggctcagccctgtaatcccatcaccttgggaagctgaggtgggaggatcacttgagtccaggagtttgaggccagcctgggcaacatagggagaccccagtctctatagaattttttatttttatttttttcccaagacagagtctcactctgtcacccaggctggagcacattggtgtgatcgcggctcactgcaacctctgtctctggggttcaagtgattctcctgcctcagcctcctgagtagctgggactgcaggcacccaccaccaagcccggctaatttcttttcctttttttttttttgagatggagtctcgctctgtcgcccaggctggagtgcagtggcgcaatcttggctcactgcaagccccacctcccgggttcacgccattctcctgcttcagcctggcgagtagctgggactacaggtgcttgcaaccacatcaggctttttttttttttttttgtatttttagtaaagacaaggtttcactgtgttagccgggatggtctcaatctcctgaccttgtgatccgcccgtgatcctcggcctcccaaagtgttgggattacaggtgtgagccaccgtgcccagcctaatttctttcttccttcctctccttcctctcctttctttctttctttttttagacagagtctcgctctgtcaaccaggctggagtgcagtggcgtgatctctgctcactgcaagctccgcctcccgggttcacgccatcctcctgcctcagcttcccgagaagctgggactacaggcccccgccaccacacccagctaattttttgtatttttagtagagatggggtttcaccgtgttagccaggatggtctcgatctcctgacctcgtgatctacccgccttggcctcccaaagtgctgggattacaggtgtgagccactgcgcctggcctctgtcttgtcttttctttttgcatttttagtagagacgatggttcaccttgttggccaggctggtcttgaactcctgacttcaagtgatctgcccacctcagcctcccaaaatgttgggattacagatgtgagccacggcacccggccatgcctagctaattgttatatttttagtagagatggggttttgccatgttggccaggctggtcttgaactcttggcctcaagcagtccaactgccttggcctcccaaagtgctgggattacaggagtgagccactgtgccttgcctacttttcttttaaacagatggggtcttgctctgttgcccaggctggatcgtAGTGATTCTATCATTgctgatcttcctgcctcagcctcccaagtagctgggaccacaggtgtgcaccaccatgcctggctaatttttgattttttttgtagagatggggtctccctctgttgcccaggctggtcttgaactcctggcctcaggttatCGTCTTGCAAGACAACATCTTTGACAGACACTGTCCACACCCTAGAACATACCAGAATGCTGACAGAGCTTGTGTTTGCGAGGcctgtggaatttttttttttttttgtttgtttttgagacagcgtctggctctgttgctcaggctggagtgcaatggcgtgatcttggctcactcaacctccgcctcctgggttcaagtgattctcctcctcaacctcccgagtaactgggattaatggaattacaggcaagggccaccacacctggctaattttgtatttttagtagagacggggtttcaccatgttggacaggctggtctcgaactcctgacctcaagtgatccacctgcctcggcctcccaaagtactgggatacaggcatgagctgccacacctggctatgcagggctaatttttttttttttttttgcaacggaGTCTCatttggtcgcccaggctggagtgcaggggtatgatctcggctcactgcaacctccacctgcggggttcaagcaattctcctgcctcagcctcccaagtggctgggattgcaggtcccttccaccatgcccagctaatttttgtatttttagtagagacaggatttcaccatgttggccaggctggtcttgaactcctgacctcgtgatccaccggctttggcctctcaaagtgctggggttacaggtgtgagccaccgtagccagcctaatttttgtatttttagtagagatggggttttgccatgttggccaggctggtcttgaactcctggcctcaagcagttcgactgccttggcctaccaaagtgctgggattaggggagtgagccactgcaccctgccagcttttcttttaaacagatggggtcttgctctgttgcccaggctggattgcagttgGTTCAGTCATtgctgatcctcccgcctcagcctcctaagtagctgagactgcaggtgtgtatcaccacgcctggctcatttttaaattttttctagagatggggtctacctatattgcccaggctggtcttgaactcctggcctcaggtgatcctctcacaaGACAACATCTTTGACAGCTACTGTTCATACCCTAGCACATACCAGAATGCTGACAGCTTGTGTTTGTGAGGCCTGTGGAATTAATGGAGGCATTTCTACCCTTTCGACTGGGGCCTTATGACTATGACTTGGTGGGTAGGGGAGATCACCTCTgtttataaaaaaggaaactgagtttGCATGACTGTTCCTTCAGGCAGGTCTGCCCAGCTCCCGGAACACTCTGAAAGCCGCACGCCAAACCGGTATCGGGTGCCTGGAGTCTGGAGGTTTTGGCTGCAGCCCCAGGACCAGCCTTGCCCTGCGCCTCACCTGATTCTAGCTGAGATAGGAAGATGCTCAGTGACTCAGCTCTCCTTCCAGGCAGTGCAGACGAGGGGGACGGTTTTCAGCTGGGCCTCCCAAGTTGGAACCTTATAGTTTCCAAGGTTCAAGTTTGAGGTATCAGGAGGAAGAGCAGGGACCAGCCTAGGGTGAGGTTGTTGAGGTGCCCAGGGtgcaactttttatttatttttattatattattattattattattattattactattatttttgagacggagtctctctctgtcgcccaggctggagtgcagtagtgcaatctcggctcactgcaagctccacttctcgggttcacgctgttctcctgcctcagcctcccgagtagctgggactacaggtgcccgccaccatgctcagctaattttttgtatttttagtagagacggggtttcactgtggtcttgatctcctgacctcgtgatccgcccgcctcggcctcccaaagtgctgggattacaggcgtgagccaccgcatccggcctattatattattttttgagacagagtctcgctttgtgcctaggctggagagcagtggcgcgatcttggctcactgcaacctctgcctcccgggcttaagcgattctcctgcctcagtctcccgagtagctgggattacaggcacccactaccacgcccagctaatttttttttggggggggtggggacggagtcttgctctgtagcccagactggagggcagtggcatgatctcagctcactgcagcctccacctcttgggtcccggttcaagcaattctcctgcctcagcctcccgagtagctggaattactggcgtgcgtcaccatgccgagctaatttttgtatttttagtagagatagggtttcaccaagttggccaggctggtcttgaactcctgaccttgtgatccgccccctgcggtctcccaaagtgctgggattacaggcatgagccactgccccggccttgctttatttttgtgtgtgcgtaagggagcatggtggcatgcccctgtaatcctagctactaggtgGCTGAGGTAGAATTATTTGcgcccgggagtttgagatcagcctgggcaacatagcaaaacaccatctctacaaaaattaaaaatacaaaaattaacctgatgtagtggtgcatgcctgtagtcccagctactctggatactgagtcaggaggatcacttgagcccaggagtttgaggctgcaatgagctatgatcacaacactgtattccagcccaggtgacagagcaaacccctctcttaaaaataaataaataggccgagcgtggtggctcaagcctgtaatcccagcactttgggaggccgagacgggcggatcacgaggtcaggagatcgaaaccatcctggctaacacggtgaaaccccgtctctattaagaaatacaaaaaactagctgggcgaggtggcgggcgcctgtagtcccagctactcgggaggctgaggcaggagaatggcgtgaacccgggaggcggagcttgcagtgagctgagatccggccactgcactccagcctgggcgacagagcgagactccgtctcaaaaaaaaaaataaataaataaaataaaaaataaataaataaataaataagatgttgAGGTGAAAATCACATCAACATAGAATCAACCatttaaaagtatacaattcaggtcaggcgcggtggctcacgcctgtagcattttgaggggccaaggtgggtggatcacttgaggtcaggagttcgagactagctggctaacatggttaaacctcatctctactaaaaatgtaaaaactagccaggcatgatggcccttgcctgtagtcccagctacttgggaggtggaggcaggagaatcgcttgaaaccgtgaggtggaggttgcagtgagccgagatcgccccactgcactccagcctaggtgacagagtgagactctgtctagaaaacaaacaaacaaacacaaaatgtaaaaactatcCGGGCATCGTGGcccttgcctgtagtcccagctatttgggaggctgaggcaggagaatcgcttgaacccgggagacggaggttgcaatgcgccgagattgggccattgcactgcagcctgggccacaagagcaaaactccatctcaaaaaaattgtttaaaggccaggagcagtggctcacacctgtaatcccagcactttgggaggccgaggcagggggatcacctgaggtcaggagttcgagatcagcctggccaacatggtgaaacctgtgtctactaaaaatacaaaaattagccaggcatggtggcgggtgcctgtaatcccagctactcgggaggctgaggcaggagaatcacttgaacctgggagacagaggttgcagtgagcctagatcatgccactgcactcccacctgggagacagagcaagattccgtctcaaaccaaaaccaaacataAACAACTGGTGGAGCACACGTCCCAGACTGGGGACTACAAGGGGCATGGCCTGGCGCTCACTCTTGCCCTTCCCTTCCCCGATCCAAGTCCCACCCATGGGCCTGGGCTTGGCCAGGTGGCACAATTGAATATTGAGTAACACAGAGATAGTGAACATCGGAGTTTATTTGTGGGTTGTGAAAGACAGGAGACCTTTGGAGACCCCTCTGTTATTTCCTTGAGCCCCAGGAACTACCCATGTCTACACCCCAAGCAGCAGCAGCATGAGAACGATTAACACGCATCGAGGACCTATTGTGTGGGGGTCCCCAGAATGCCTTACATGAAGTCATGTGTCTCGTCTGAGCCCTTGGAGACAGGGCCACTTCTTGtccccatattacagatgaggaaactgaggcacaaagcgGCTAAGCCCTCAGCCATGAGTCCACAGCCAGGAACCTGGGTCCAGCCCTCCAGCCGTGCCTCTGGCCCTGGGCTGCTCCAAGCTTGGCACACATGGGTTTGAAATGTTCACAGCCCAAGGGGGCGCAGCGGATTTTGCAGAGTCTGAGATTTGCACATCAGCAGCCTGGAGATTACGGGGTTCAGGTGAGGATCCTGGCTCTGGTGCTCAGTCCTGGCCGTGGGCCCCCTGGTGAGTCACTGCCTCTCTtggggccttggtttcctcatctgtaaaatggatggaGACACTTAGAGAATCACTGCCTAAGCCCCCTGCTCCCCTTCTACCAATAACAGAATCTCATCCATCTGGATAgccacatttcccagcctcccctgcAGCAAGGTGTGGCCATTTCACTCTGTTCTGGCCAGTGGGATATAAAATGAAGGGTTTCAAGGCTTCCTGGGCAGACTTCCAGGAGACACCCAGCCAGCGCTGGCCTCTGACTTTCCCTCAGAATGAGGAGGTGAAGGCTGGAGCTCTGGCAACTATTTTGTGCCATGAGGCAACCTTGAGGACAAAAGCTAAGTATgcaataaaatgagagaaaaatcaaGTCCTACTGCTACTGCAGCTGAACCTGAACCTATCTGTATGGTATCCTTTTCTTACACCAGGTCTCTATTCCTTATCCCTGGGCTCACACCAGTGTAGAGTCCTTCCCCGTGCTCCCTGGTCTATGGCCTAGCATTCGACGCATCTCATGGGTAACCCCGTCCCAGTGCCCCAGGCCGGACAGTGTCCGGTGCATTCGGGTTGCAGGCAGGCTGCTCTCCCAGCCTCCCCCCAGGGCTGCAGGTGCTGTGGCAGTGGCCATGGACACAAAGGGGTCCCCAGGCTCTGGACAGGTTGAATAGGGGGTCCGACGATGGATACCCTGCTGAGGCTGAGCTCTGGGGCTGGCCTTGGAGACTTCAGCAGGGCGGGTGAGGTCATCTTCAAAGGATGGCGGGGACAACTCATGGAGCCCACGGCGGGTGGCCCGAGCAGCCCGGAGGAGAGTGTGGGTCAGCACAGCCACCAGAACCAGGGCGCCCGAGCCGAGGATGGAAGCGGCTGCTGCACCCGTCTCGATCTCGAAAAGTAGCAAGGCATAGATGGACAGTGCTGCGGAAGGAAACGACTCTCATTTATTTAGTCAACAAACATTTGCCCTCCAAGCCCTCAGGGAGTTCTTGCGCACAGGGAGAAATCATGAAAAACCCTGCCACGGGACTGGAACATAGACTAGGCATCTAATTCTCCCACATCCCACACGTGCATCATCATCacatccattttacagagaagaaagctggggcccagagaggttagGAGACTCTTCAAAGCCATACAGTCAGGAAGTGACAGAGGTGGGATTTTAACCCAGGCTGGTgggctccagagtctgtgctctgaAGCACAGTTCTGCCTCCAAAGAAGACAACAGAAAGAGACTCATTTCAGCAGCTGTGGGCAGGGGCTTTCCTGAGGAGGAGCTATTTGAGCTGAGACCCTGGGGGAAGAAGTAGCAGCTTCTGGGAGAGCTGAGGAGGATAACGGCTGCAGGGGACACAGCAAGTGCAGAGGTCCTGAGGTGGAAACGCCCGAGTGTCTGAGGCTCAGAAGAAAGCAAAACGGGTtctggccgggctcggtggctcacgcctgtaatcctaacattttgggaggctgaggcgggtggatcacttgaggtcaggagttcgagaccagcctgggcaacatggtgaaaccctgtctctacaaaaaaatacaaaacttagctgggcatcgtggcgggtgcctgtaatcccagcccctcgggaggctgaagcaggagaattgcttgagcctgggagatggaggctgcagtgagccgagatcgcaccactgcactccagtctgggcgacagagtgagattcagtctcaacaacaacaacaacaacaaaagataaataGGTTGTGGTGTAACTGGAGAAGAGAGGTGGGGGAGAGATGGAGGAGTTAAGGAAGGAGTGGATGTTGGGGACCAGATGGGGGTGGaggcctcttcttcctcttcttcctcttcttcccttcctcctcttcctcctcctcctcctcctccatcttcttcttcctcttcctcctcctcctccttcttcttcttgtccttcttccttcttcttccttcttcttccttcttcttccttcttgttcttgttcttcttgttcttcttccttcttcttttttttttttttgtattttttagtagagacggggtttcaccatgttagccaggatggtctcgatctcctgacctcaagtgatccacccgcctcggcctcccaaagtgctgggattacaggcgtaagccactgctcccagccctcttccttcttctccttcttttttttttcttgagacagggtctcgctctgtcaccccaggttGGAAGGCAGTGGCTTGGCtacggctcactgccacctcaacctccccaggctcaggtgagtctcccacctcagcctcctgagtaggtgggactacaggtgcacgccaccatgcctggctaatttttgttttatttattattattatttttttgagacagaatcttgctctgtcacccaggctggagtgcaggggtgtgacctctgctcactgcaacctctgcttcctgggttcaagtgattctcatgcctcagcctcccaagtagctgggattacaggcacccgccaccacgctcggctaattgttgtatttttagtagagacagtgtttcaccatgttggctaggctggtctcgaacccctgatctcaggtgatctgcctgcctcagccttccaaagtgctgggattacaggcatgagtcatggtgcccagcctaatttttgtatttttagtagagacggggtttcgctttgttgcccaggctggtctccaattcctgagctcaagtgatccgctcgccttggcctcccaagagggctgggattacaggagtgagccactgtgccccaccgtgttttcttctaagagcaATGATTAGGGGGATTTTGGAGCTGGAGAAGAATGGGACCTgctcgctctcttttttttttttttgagacggaattccgctcttgttgcccaggctgcagtgcagtggcgcaatctcagctcactgcaacctctgtctctcgggttcaagcaattctcctgcctcagcctctcgagtaactgggattacaggcatgcaccaccatgcctggctaattttttttttttttttgagacggagtcttgctctgtcacccaggctggagtgctgtggccggatctcagctcactgcaagctccgcctcccgggtttacgccattctcctgcctcagcctcccaagtagctgggactacaggcgcccgccacctcgcccggctagttttttgtattttttagtagagacggggtttcaccgtgtgagccaggatggtctcgatctcctgacctcgtgatccacccttctcagcctcccaaagtgctgggattacaggcttgagccactgcgcccggccctaattttgtatttttagtagagatgggggtttcaccatgttggtcaggctggtctcaaactcctgacctcaggtgatccacctgcctcggcctcccaaagtgatgggattacaggtgtgagtcactgtgcccagccacctgcTCTATCTCTTAAGAAGCCTccctagccaggcacggtggctcacgcctgtaatcccagcactttgggaggccaaggtgggcggatcacgaggtcaggagattgagaccatcctggctaacacggtgaaaccctatctctactaaaaatacaaaaaaattagccgggcgtgatggggcgtgcctgtagtcccagctactcgggaggctgaggcaggagaatggtgtgaacccgggaggcggagcttgcagtgagccgagatcatgacactgcactccagcctgggtgacagagcgagattccgtctaaaaaaaaaaaagaaccatccCTGTTGGTGGAATACCCATATGAGGGAATATGATGCAGCATGTAAGGAATGAGGCACCCTTCCATtctacaatgtggatgaaacaGGAAAACACGATGctgagtgagagaagccagatgCAAATAGCCACAGAGTGTGAGGTGTCATTGATCTGAAATGTACAGAACAGGCAAAtcccggctgggcgcagtggctcatgcttgtaatcccagcactttgggaggctgaggtgggtggatcaactgaagtCACGTGGtggagaacaacctggccaacatggtgaaacccggtctctactaaaaatacaaaaattagctgggcgtggtggcgcgtgcctgtaatcccagctacttgggagactgaggcaggagaatcgcttgaatctgagaggtggaggttgcagtgagctgagatcgtgctgctgcactgcaccctgggcgacaaagcaagacgctgtatcaagaaaaaacaaaaaaaaaagaacaagcaaatccATAGACAGACAGTAGATTAGTGGCTGCCAGGGATGAGGaagggggaatggggagtgattGCTAATGGAGACAGCGTTTCCTGTTGGGTGATTAAAATATTCTGGAACCAGATAGTAGCGATAGTTGCCTAAAACCGTGAATGTGCTAAAtcccactgaattgtacacttcaaagTGGTTAAAGGCTGGGCgaggtgggtcacacctgtaatcccagcacttttggaaactgaggtgagaggttgcttgaggccaggagttcgacaccagctcAGGCAACATAGATAgaccagtctctacaaaaaataagaaactatCCAGGAATGGCAGTGCTTGCCTagttgtggggctgaggcagaagaattgcttgagcccaggatatggaggctgcagtgagctatg is a genomic window containing:
- the TMEM221 gene encoding transmembrane protein 221 isoform X2, encoding MSRSYGGRVLAAMTLLGIAAAVLTALGAQLLFQLQAGRAELRGLRADGLGQELGAGPGLPEDAAGALLPLAAALAALVLVLGFTCLLLAALCGHLGAELARGPGPRRSDWFLYDCRLLRHVALGLFCCGISVYLAALSIYALLLFEIETGAAAASILGSGALVLVAVLTHTLLRAARATRRGLHELSPPSFEDDLTRPAEVSKASPRAQPQQGIHRRTPYSTCPEPGDPFVSMATATAPAALGGGWESSLPATRMHRTLSGLGHWDGVTHEMRRMLGHRPGSTGKDSTLV